Part of the Elusimicrobiota bacterium genome, TATCACGGGGGCCGAGTGTACCACACCGTCAAGCACTATGGCCAGGTTCTTGCCGACGTTCGCGCCGGTGAAAGTATCAAAAAGCTTGCCGCCTTCCTTATTAAAGGTAAAGTTAATGTTCGGGTAGCCGAACTGGCGGTCCGTTTCCACCCTGGCGTTTTCCAGATAGGCGCCGGTAACCGGCACAGTCGTGTCAAGCACGTAATACTTGACCCGTGAGCCGCCTTCCTCGCCGTTGTCGGCCGCCTTATAAAGGCCGGTGCCCTTGGGCATGAGTTTTGCGACTTCCGGGACCAGATTACCGTCTTTGTCAAAAGGGGAACCGTCAAGCGATTCCGCTTTCGCGATTGCCGCCTGCGCGCCTTCGCCGGAATTTTCCAGATGGAATTCAAGCAGCGCGGTTTTGCCTATAAGATTCTCGGCCTCCTGGGCGTTTGAAACTCCGGGGAGATCCACCGCTATCCAGCGGTCACCCTGCCTTGAAATGGGGGTTTCTCCCACGCCGTACTGGTCAATGCGGTTGCGGATAATTTCTATCGCGCGGGACATGGCGTCGTTTAATGTTTCTTTCTTATTAAGCTTATCAGCTTCCAGCTCAAGCAGCATGTGCGTGCCGCCCCGAAGGTCCAGTCCCAATGTTAAAATTTTCTTGGGGCGCATGCGCGCGAGTTCAAGTTTGCCCCGTTCATCGTTGGTTTTTGTGTACCATTCAACGGTGGGATATAACAGGTAAATGGAAAGCACTAAAAGTCCAAGGATTAAACCCATTTTCCAATGAAGTTTGGTCATTTTATACCTCTTATTTTGTCTCGTTTAAAACTGAGTGGATATGCGAACGCACATGGGTTATTTTTACCCCTTTTGCTATTTCAATTTCCAACTCGTGCTCGCGTACAGCGCTGATGGTGCCTATTATGCCTCCGTTGGTAAGTACCTTGTCGCCGACCTTTAAGGCTTCAAGCATCTTTTTCATTTCCTTCATCTGCTTCTGCTGGGGACGGATCAACAGGAAATAAAAAATAAGCATTATGGCTGCCAACGGTATGAATTGCATGAAAGCGGGGCTCGGGTTCATCTTGTCCTCCGTAGAAACTATAATTCTTTTATTATTTTAACAAATTTTTGCCGTCTTAAATCCTGAATCTTGAAGTTTGCCGCTATTTTATGGGGCCAAATAGCTGTCCATGAATATTTTTTTATGTTTTCGGAAGTCTCCGCACTCTACGGCCGAGCGCATGGCCTTGGTCTGGTTAATCAGGAACCGCAGGTTGTGTATGGATATAAGCCGGGAGACCAGCAGCTCTTTGGCCTTATAAAGGTGCGAAAGATAGGCCTTGGAATAATTGCGGCAGGTTTCACAATCACAGGCTGGGTCAAGGGGGGAATCGTCCCTCCGATATGGCGCGTTTTTTATGTAAAGTTTTCCTTTTGAAGTCAGGGCCTGGCCGTTGCGGGCGTTTCTGGTCGGCAGAACGCAGTCAAACATGTCCACGCCCAGGCTTACGGCTTCCCATAGATCTTCCGGGGAGCCGAGGCCCATGAAGTAAACAGGCTTGTCTTTTGGGAGAACCTCCATCACGGCGGCAAGAGATTCCATCATCTGGCGTTTTGTCTCTCCGACCGCAAGGCCTCCGACGGCAAAGCCGTCCACCCCCAGCTCCGCTATATGTCTTGCCGCCGTGGCCCTGAGGTCCGGATAGATGGAGCCTTGTATTATCCCGAAAAGAAGGGGCCGTTTGGCGTGAGGGTACGCTTTCACTTTTTCCGCGAAATGCTTTTTGGCCCTCTCGGCCCAACGGGTGGTTTTTTCAAGCGCGTCCACGGCCTCGGCTCTTGTGGCGGGGTTCTTTACGCAGACATCCAGGCAGGTCCAGATATCGGAGCCTATGGCCTCCTGATAGTCTATCACTCTCTCGGGAGTAAAGAAATGCGGACTGCCGTCTATATGGGAGGAAAAATGCACGCCTGAATCGGTGATCTTGCGGAGGCGGCTCAGACTGTAAACCTGGAAGCCTCCCGAGTCGGTAAGAATGGGCCCGCGATGGTTCATGAAACCGTGCAGACCTCCAAAAGTTTTCAGGGTTTCAAGCCCGGGTCTAAGGTAGAGGTGGTAGGTATTTGAAAGTATGCATTCTGTTCCTATGGCCTTCAGATCATCCTGTGAAAGCGCCTTCACGGTGCCCTGGGTGGCTACCGGCATGAAAACCGGGGTGTGAATTACGCCGCTCGCGGTTTTAAGTGCCGCCGCCCTGGCTTGGGTGTCTTTGTCTTTGTGCAAAACCTCAAAATATGGCATTTAAGCTGACCCCTTGGTAATAAGCAAATAGTAAGAAAGTGAATAGCGAATAGTAACAGCCATAAAAACCCACCTTCTACTCGAAATTTAATAATCTCTTCTGGGATACTGCCCGGTTCATTTTCTCACTATTCGCTATTTACTATAAAATAAGCATTGAATCGCCGTAAGAATAAAACCTGTATTTTTCCCTTACGGCTTCCGTATAGGCTTTAAAAAGCGGCTCACGCCCCGCAAAAGCCGCGGTCATATAAAGCGGCGCAGAATCAGGCACATGCAAATTGGTTATGAACGCGCCCGCTACTTTGAACTTATAACCGGGGCGTATGAAAAGCCCGGCGCGCCTTTCACCGTGGATAAGCCGGCCGTCCGTCCCCGCGAAAGTTTCAAGAGTGCGCATGGAGGAGGTGCCCACGGCTATAACGCGCCCTCCGGATTTTTTGTGGGCGTTTATCATTGAAGCCGTCCCGGAGTCCAGAAAACAGGTTTCCTCAAGCATAACATGATCGGCCGGGTTTTTGCAGCGCACCGGCCTGAAAGTTCCCCAGCCTATGTGAAGTGTGACGAACGCGACGCGCGCGCCCCGGGCCTCAAGCGCCGCGAATACCGCGGGAGTAAAATGAAAACCGGCCGT contains:
- the secD gene encoding protein translocase subunit SecD; the protein is MTKLHWKMGLILGLLVLSIYLLYPTVEWYTKTNDERGKLELARMRPKKILTLGLDLRGGTHMLLELEADKLNKKETLNDAMSRAIEIIRNRIDQYGVGETPISRQGDRWIAVDLPGVSNAQEAENLIGKTALLEFHLENSGEGAQAAIAKAESLDGSPFDKDGNLVPEVAKLMPKGTGLYKAADNGEEGGSRVKYYVLDTTVPVTGAYLENARVETDRQFGYPNINFTFNKEGGKLFDTFTGANVGKNLAIVLDGVVHSAPVIKSRISGGSGVIEGTFTLEEARNLAIVLRAGALPAPVKIIEKRVVGPGLGEDSIRKGLGSSVIGFLLVVVFMLFYYKGGGFIADVALVLNFVILLAALSYFSATLTLPGIAGMILSLAMAIDANVLILERMREEMHLSKPVAMVIPTGYDKAWSAILDSNMTTWIAAVFLFQFGSGPVKGFAVTLTIGLLIGMFTSVFVTRAFYEFWLTSNPKELSI
- the yajC gene encoding preprotein translocase subunit YajC yields the protein MNPSPAFMQFIPLAAIMLIFYFLLIRPQQKQMKEMKKMLEALKVGDKVLTNGGIIGTISAVREHELEIEIAKGVKITHVRSHIHSVLNETK
- the tgt gene encoding tRNA guanosine(34) transglycosylase Tgt, whose protein sequence is MPYFEVLHKDKDTQARAAALKTASGVIHTPVFMPVATQGTVKALSQDDLKAIGTECILSNTYHLYLRPGLETLKTFGGLHGFMNHRGPILTDSGGFQVYSLSRLRKITDSGVHFSSHIDGSPHFFTPERVIDYQEAIGSDIWTCLDVCVKNPATRAEAVDALEKTTRWAERAKKHFAEKVKAYPHAKRPLLFGIIQGSIYPDLRATAARHIAELGVDGFAVGGLAVGETKRQMMESLAAVMEVLPKDKPVYFMGLGSPEDLWEAVSLGVDMFDCVLPTRNARNGQALTSKGKLYIKNAPYRRDDSPLDPACDCETCRNYSKAYLSHLYKAKELLVSRLISIHNLRFLINQTKAMRSAVECGDFRKHKKIFMDSYLAP